The genomic interval ACGCCAATGAAGCGTCCATTGATTGTGTCACCATTTCTTGAACAGCCTTTGTTGTGTAGAACGCAGTGTGTGGTGTAACCAATACGTTTTCACGTGCGATCAAGTCAGCAATCTTTGCGTCTGGCAATTCAGTATCTGACCAGTCAGCGTTGAACAATCCAACTTCATGTTCGTAAACGTCCATTGCGAAGTCTGAAATCTTTCCTGAGTCCAAACCAGCAATAACATCATCCAAGTTCATCAAGTTTCCACGTGATACGTTAACCAAAACTACGCCATCCTTCATCTTAGCAATTGTTTCAGCGTTAATCATGTGGTGGTTTTCAGCAACACCAGGAACGTACAATGAGATAGCATCTGCTTGTGCGTACAATTCGTCTAGTGAGTCAACGTATAGTCCTTGTTCTGCAATTTCAGCATTTGGGAACTTGTCGTATGCAATAACCTTTGCACCAAATCCTTGCAAGATCTTGATTGCAACACGTCCGATGTTACCAGTTCCGATAACCCCAACCGTTTGCATACGCATTTCACGTCCAATAGCTGGTGCCCAACGCAAGTCATGCTTAGCTACCTTGTTGTCCAATTGCTTGGCACGACGTAGCAAACGTGACAATTGAATCATTGAGTGTTCTGCAATGGCGTTTGGTGAGTAAACAGGTACGTTTGAGATGCTGAAGTCAAATTCGCTAGCAGCGTCAAAGTCAATGTTGTCTGTTCCGACGTTACGCAATGACATCTTGTTAATTCCTAGTTCGTGCAAGGCTGTCAAAGTTTCGCGTGTGTAATCCAATTGTTGATATACGTTAACTGCATCTGCACCAGCAGCAAGCTTAGCTGTTTCAGGTGTTAGCAAT from Weissella ceti carries:
- a CDS encoding D-2-hydroxyacid dehydrogenase, producing MKIFAFGIRPDEEADLKAWEVAHPEVEVAFTNELLTPETAKLAAGADAVNVYQQLDYTRETLTALHELGINKMSLRNVGTDNIDFDAASEFDFSISNVPVYSPNAIAEHSMIQLSRLLRRAKQLDNKVAKHDLRWAPAIGREMRMQTVGVIGTGNIGRVAIKILQGFGAKVIAYDKFPNAEIAEQGLYVDSLDELYAQADAISLYVPGVAENHHMINAETIAKMKDGVVLVNVSRGNLMNLDDVIAGLDSGKISDFAMDVYEHEVGLFNADWSDTELPDAKIADLIARENVLVTPHTAFYTTKAVQEMVTQSMDASLAFIKGETPAIAVEY